A genomic region of Alnus glutinosa chromosome 11, dhAlnGlut1.1, whole genome shotgun sequence contains the following coding sequences:
- the LOC133881993 gene encoding receptor-like serine/threonine-protein kinase SD1-6 encodes MSPEYAMDGLYSVKSDVFSFGVLLLEIVSGRKNTGFYNCESLSLVRYAWELWRDDRSLEMVEPTIGYLSSTSVLLRFINIGLLCVQESSTDRPTMLSVVSMISNEHSPLPTPMQPAFTRGRNVMDTNSTVNSVGNLTISIMEAR; translated from the exons ATGTCTCCTGAATATGCTATGGATGGTTTATACTCAGTAAAGTCTGATGTGTTTAGCTTTGGAGTATTGCTACTAGAGATTGTGAGTGGTAGGAAGAACACTGGCTTCTATAACTGCGAGTCACTCAGCCTTGTTAGATAC GCTTGGGAGTTGTGGAGAGATGATCGAAGTTTGGAGATGGTGGAGCCAACAATAGGATATCTTTCTTCCACTTCTGTTCTGTTGAGATTCATTAACATTGGCCTTCTTTGTGTCCAAGAAAGTTCGACTGATCGACCTACCATGCTTAGTGTAGTCTCAATGATTAGCAATGAACATTCACCTCTACCTACACCCATGCAACCTGCTTTCACGAGAGGTCGGAATGTGATGGACACAAATTCAACCGTCAACAGTGTAGGAAACCTAACTATTTCAATAATGGAAGCTCGATGA
- the LOC133880833 gene encoding G-type lectin S-receptor-like serine/threonine-protein kinase At4g27290 yields MGSMTSKPWLLFVLLLILSYYTACFSLAGDTLSAGQSLSASDTLLSQGGMFELGFFSPGSSLKIYLGIWYKNFDEKNPVWVANRENPLSDQSSVSLNLSENGILLLFGSSSNIPFLLTYSTFSGSNLTEAVLGNDGNFVLRDRSNKSTIFWESFDHPTDTWLPGAKLGIDKVTGKQKQLISWKTKEDPAPGVYSFWLDPNGSNQYFLEQSRSQIYWRTGVWNEKTQTFANPELTSNVLFFNYSIVSNENETYFTYYFFDPSFRSKFVMESTGKIQLLAWLSGPLKWKLFWSQPGPQSDVYGLCGTFGVYSDNVSSPCKCLKGFEPLSTNYTSPSDWTGGCVRKFPLQCKNNRYANGKKDWFVKIPFLRLPVNSKAYLAASARNCEVACMNNCSCTAYVYNSSGYCAIWERDLLNLQQLSDGGEILYLRLAANERQSTKGKKWKVWVALLVPTTGLILCLFICFSTKGKLKLVGEKASSNNLLLFDFDTKLDAINEEMNTNNNLKKKEKDFELPLFSYESVSIATNNFSAINKLGEGGYGPVYKGKLHRGQEVAVKMLSKGSRQGNEEFKNETILIAKLQHRNLVRILGCCIERDEKILIYEYMSNQSLDVYLSDPIKNKMLAWETRVHIIEGIAQGLLYLHQYSRLRIIHRDLKPSNILLDSEMNPKISDFGMARVVGGNDTKANTNRIVGTYGYMSPEYAIDGLYSIKSDVFSFGVLLLEIISGKKNTGFYNSSSLNLLRYAWELWVDDRSLELINPTIGYPSSSSLPLRFINIGLLCVEESPTDRPTMLDVVSMIRNEHVPLLKPKQPAFTIGRNMMDTNPTIDTAGNCSNNNVTISTLEAR; encoded by the exons ATGGGTAGCATGACGAGTAAGCCATGGCTCTTATTTGTTCTGCTTCTAATCCTCTCTTATTACACAGCATGCTTCTCCTTAGCTGGTGATACCCTTTCGGCCGGTCAGTCTCTCTCAGCGAGCGACACCTTATTATCTCAAGGTGGCATGTTTGAGCTCGGTTTCTTCTCACCAGGCAGTTCATTAAAAATCTACCTGGGCATATGGTATAAAAATTTTGATGAGAAGAACCCTGTTTGGGTAGCAAATAGAGAAAACCCCTTGTCTGACCAATCTTCCGTAAGTCTAAACCTCTCAGAAAATGGCATTCTACTCCTATTTGGGAGTTCCTCCAACATCCCATTTTTGTTGACATATTCGACATTTTCCGGGTCAAATTTAACTGAAGCAGTACTTGGAAATGATgggaattttgttttgagagatAGGTCGAACAAGTCTACTATATTTTGGGAAAGTTTCGACCATCCAACCGATACATGGCTGCCAGGTGCAAAGCTTGGGATTGATAAGGTTACTGGAAAACAAAAGCAGCTCATCTCATGGAAAACTaaagaagatccagcacctGGTGTGTACTCGTTTTGGCTAGACCCAAATGGAAGCAATCAATATTTCTTAGAGCAGAGCAGATCCCAAATCTATTGGCGTACTGGAGTTTGGAATGAAAAAACTCAAACCTTTGCCAATCCTGAGTTGACATCGAATGTTCTGTTCTTCAACTACAGTATTGTGTCAAATGAAAATGAAACATATtttacatattatttttttgatccTTCTTTCCGTTCTAAATTTGTGATGGAGTCTACAGGAAAGATCCAGCTATTGGCGTGGCTGTCTGGCCCTCTGAAATGGAAATTATTTTGGTCTCAACCGGGGCCCCAATCTGATGTCTATGGTTTGTGTGGTACATTTGGCGTGTATAGTGATAATGTCTCGAGCCCCTGTAAATGTCTAAAAGGTTTTGAACCACTTTCGACGAACTACACCAGTCCAAGTGATTGGACAGGTGGCTGTGTGAGGAAATTCCCTTTGCAATGTAAAAACAATAGGTATGCTAACGGCAAAAAGGATTGGTTCGTGAAGATACCATTCCTGAGATTGCCCGTTAATTCGAAAGCATATTTGGCAGCGAGTGCTAGGAATTGTGAAGTGGCTTGCATGAATAACTGTTCTTGCACAGCTTATGTTTATAATAGCAGCGGGTACTGTGCGATATGGGAAAGAGATCTTTTGAACTTACAACAACTCTCAGATGGTGGGGAGATTTTGTATCTCAGACTTGCTGCAAATGAGCGTCAAAGTACCAAAG GCAAAAAATGGAAAGTATGGGTAGCTCTGCTAGTTCCAACAACAGGGCTTATCTTATGTctcttcatttgtttttcaaccAAAGGAAAGCTCAAACTCGTAG GAGAGAAGGCTTCAAGCaataatttactattatttgaTTTCGATACGAAGCTCGATGCAATCAATGAAGAAATGAATACCAAcaataatttgaagaaaaaagagaaggattTTGAGTTACCACTATTCAGTTATGAGAGTGTATCAATTGCAACTAATAATTTTTCAGCTATAAATAAGCTTGGAGAAGGAGGTTATGGACCTGTTTACAAG GGGAAATTACATAGAGGGCAGGAAGTTGCAGTGAAGATGCTTTCAAAAGGATCTAGACAGGGAAATGAAGAGTTCAAAAATGAGACAATACTAATTGCAAAACTTCAGCATAGAAATCTTGTCAGAATCTTAGGTTGTTGTATCGAGCgagatgaaaaaatattaatatatgagtACATGTCCAATCAAAGTTTGGACGTCTACCTTTCTG ATCCAATCAAGAACAAGATGTTAGCTTGGGAGACACGTGTACACATTATTGAAGGGATCGCTCAAGGGCTTCTTTATCTTCACCAATACTCAAGGTTACGAATCATACATAGAGATCTAAAACCGAGTAACATTCTCTTGGATAGTGAAatgaatccaaaaatatcagattttggcatggctCGAGTAGTTGGAGGTAATGACACAAAAGCAAACACAAATCGAATTGTTGGAACTTA TGGATACATGTCTCCGGAATATGCTATAGATGGTTTATACTCGATAAAGTCTGATGTGTTTAGCTTTGGAGTACTGCTCCTAGAGATTATAAGTGGCAAGAAGAATACTGGCTTCTATAACAGTAGTTCACTCAATCTTCTTAGATAT GCTTGGGAGTTGTGGGTAGATGATCGGAGTTTGGAGTTGATAAATCCAACAATTGGGTATCCTTCTTCTAGTTCTCTTCCGTTGAGATTCATTAACATTGGCCTTCTTTGTGTCGAAGAAAGCCCGACTGATCGACCTACCATGCTTGATGTAGTCTCAATGATTAGAAATGAACATGTACCTTTACTTAAACCCAAGCAACCAGCGTTTACCATAGGCCGAAACATGATGGACACAAATCCAACAATTGACACTGCAGGAAATTGCTCAAATAATAACGTAACTATTTCAACGTTGGAAGCTCGATGA